The following proteins are co-located in the Telopea speciosissima isolate NSW1024214 ecotype Mountain lineage chromosome 9, Tspe_v1, whole genome shotgun sequence genome:
- the LOC122639541 gene encoding vesicle-fusing ATPase, translating into MAGRFGFGSSANAVMTMTVTNTPAADLALTNFAYCSVSDLKKFSVPGSKLHLALVADVFTLSLRAHESIRDGSIALNAIQRRHARVSTGDTVSASRFVPPDNFNLALLTLELEFVKKGTKSEQIDAALLSQQLRKRFTDQVMTEGQRVSFEYHGNNYIFTVTRANVEGQEKSNGPERGMITSDTYLVFEASNASGIKIVNQREAASSNIFRQKEFNLQSLGIGGLSAEFADIFRRAFASRVFPPHVANKLGIKHVKGMLLHGPPGTGKTLIARQIGKMLNGRDPKIVNGPEVLSKFVGETEKNVRDLFADAENDQRTLGDQSDLHVIIFDEIDAICKSRGSTRDGTGVHDSIVNQLLTKIDGVEALNNVLLIGMTNRKDLLDEALLRPGRLEVHVEISLPDEAGRLQILQIHTNKMKENSFLAADVDLQELAARTKNYSGAELEGVVKSAVSFALNRQLSLDDLTKPVDEESIKVTMDDFLTAIQEIRPAFGASTDDLERRRLNGMVECGERHKHLYERAMLLVEQVKVSEGSPLVTCLLEGLSGSGKTALAATIGIDSDFPFVKIISAETMIGLSESSKCAQIVKVFEDAYKSPLSIIILDDIERLLEYVAIGPRFSNLICQTLLVLLKRPPPKGKNMLVIGTTSEVDFLDSVGFCDAFSVTYNVPTLKTGDAKKVLEQLNVFAPHDIDAAAEALNDMPIKKVYMIIEMAAQGERGGAAEAIYSGKEKIGISHFFDCLGDVVRP; encoded by the exons ATGGCGGGAAGATTCGGATTTGGTTCTTCGGCAAATGCTGTGATGACCATGACCGTCACCAACACTCCAGCTGCAGATCTAGCGCTTACGAATTTTGCTTATTGTTCTGTTTCAGATCTTAAGAAGTTTTCGGTCCCTGGATCTAAGCTCCATCTTGCATTGgtggctgatgtcttcactcTCTCTCTACG TGCCCATGAAAGCATACGTGATGGTTCTATTGCCTTGAATGCTATCCAACGTCGTCATGCTAGAGTTTCTACTGGGGACACAGTATCTGCGAGCAG ATTTGTCCCACCTGACAATTTCAACTTGGCATTGCTTACTTTGGAGTTGGAGTTTGTGAAGAAAGGAACAAAAAGTGAACAG ATTGATGCTGCTCTTTTGTCTCAACAACTTCGGAAGAGATTTACTGACCAG GTCATGACTGAAGGGCAAAGGGTATCATTTGAATATCATGGCAACAACTATATATTTACTGTAACTCGTGCTAATGTGGAGGGTCAGGAAAAATCTAATGGCCCTGAAAGAGGGATGATAACAAGTGATACATATTTGGTTTTTGAAGCATCAAATGCCAGTGGCATAAAG ATTGTTAATCAAAGAGAAGCTGCCAGCAGCAACATCTTCAGGCAGAAGGAGTTTAATCTTCAGTCACTGGGTATAGGTGGTCTAAGTGCAGAATTTGCAGATATATTTCGAAGAGCATTTGCCTCTCGTGTTTTCCCTCCACATGTGGCCAATAA ATTGGGTATCAAGCATGTCAAGGGAATGCTGCTTCATGGGCCTCCTGGCACTGGAAAGACTCTTATTGCTCGTCAGATTGGGAAAATGTTAAATGGAAGGGATCCAAAG ATTGTTAATGGGCCTGAAGTTCTTAGCAAGTTTGTTGGTGAAACTGAAAAGAATGTACGTGATTTATTTGCTGATGCTGAGAATGACCAAAGGACTCTAG GGGATCAGAGTGACTTACATGTTATCATTTTTGATGAAATTGATGCTATCTGTAAG TCAAGAGGATCAACTAGAGATGGTACCGGAGTTCATGATAGCATCGTGAACCAGCTCCTTACTAAG ATAGATGGTGTGGAGGCTTTGAATAATGTCTTATTAATTGGGATGACGAACAGAAAGGATTTGCTTGACGAAGCCCTTTTGAG ACCTGGACGTTTGGAGGTTCATGTTGAAATAAGCCTTCCTGATGAGGCTGGTCGTTTACAAATTCTTCAAATTCATACAAACAAGATGAAAGAAAATTCCTTCCTTGCTGCAGATGTGGACCTTCAGGAGCTTG CGGCCCGGACTAAGAACTACAGTGGAGCCGAACTTGAAGGTGTTGTAAAAAGTGCGGTATCATTTGCCTTGAATCGGCAACTAAGCCTAGACGATCTTACTAAGCCAGTTGATGAAGAGAGTATAAAAGTAACCATGGATGATTTTCTTACTGCAATTCAAGAAATTCGTCCTGCATTTGGAGCCTCCACAGATGACCTTGAACGCCGCAG ACTTAATGGCATGGTGGAATGTGGTGAACGGCACAAGCACCTCTATGAAAGAGCCATGCTACTAGTGGAGCAAGTTAAAGTGAGCGAAGGAAGCCCACTTGTCACTTGCCTTCTTGAAGGCCTAAGCGGCAG TGGAAAGACTGCACTGGCAGCTACTATTGGTATTGACAGTGATtttccctttgtgaagata ATCTCAGCAGAAACAATGATTGGTCTTAGTGAAAGCAGTAAATGTGCTCAAATTGTCAAG GTATTTGAAGATGCTTACAAGTCACCATTAAGCATCATCATCCTTGATGACATTGAAAG GTTACTGGAATATGTTGCAATTGGACCTCGATTTTCAAATTTGATATGCCAGACATTGTTGGTCCTTCTCAAACGACCTCCTCCAAAG GGGAAAAACATGCTGGTGATTGGGACAACTAGTGAGGTGGATTTCCTGGATTCAGTTGGTTTCTGTGATGCCTTCTCAGTCACTTACAATGTTCCAACACTGAAGACAGGAGATGCCAAAAAG GTTCTAGAACAGCTAAACGTTTTTGCACCACATGATATTGATGCTGCCGCAGAGGCCTTGAATGAT ATGCCAATAAAGAAGGTTTACATGATAATCGAAATGGCTGCCCAAGGTGAGCGAGGTGGGGCTGCAGAGGCCATTTACTCTGGTAAGGAGAAGATTGGCATCAGTCATTTCTTTGATTGCTTGGGCGATGTTGTCCGCCCTTAG